In the genome of Calothrix sp. PCC 6303, the window TCTCTATAGAGGATTTCGGGCTTAACTGAACCGTATCCACTATATTGTCCTTCTAGTGACTAATTCGCTTCCAACAGTATTTGATGGAACATTTTCGTCTGTAAACAATCAGTACCAATGACTGTACAATTTAAATGTGTTTTAGGTTACTGAATCATGGGAACAGGAACCTAATTGAGATAGATATGGGGGTTGTATAGTCTGTTCCATAATTTAGTTTGTTTGTGTCTATCGACTGAGTTGTCGCGTTAGCGAGAGCAATTGTACTATTAGCTTGAGATATTCGGGGGCAAAATTTATGAACTACAAAATCAAGTCAGGCAAAATAAGCTACTTAAAGTCATTTAGTCTCTTGCCAAAAAGTTCTGTGAGGAAATTTCAGAGCTTAATTATATTGACATCAACACCCCTACTTTTGGCTACTCCATCCGTAGCAGAAACAACATCTACACAACAAATCGCTCAAGTTATTTCTACTGGTTCTATCAAACGTCCTAACTTAGCACCTGGTAGTCAAGGAGAATCTGTTTCCGAGTTACAGGCAGCTTTGAAGTTTTTAGGCTTTTACGATGGTGCTGTTGATGGTATTTACAGCGATGCTACCGCTGCTGGTGTTTCTAAATTTAAGCAAGCAGCTGGTTTAAAAGTAGATAATACTGTTGATGCTGCAACTTGGCAACGCTTATTTCCTGGTGAAGCAACAATTGTTAATGCTAACTCTGGATTAACATCACCAACACCATTTCCAAGTCCAACTCAAACAACTAGAAACCAACAAAGCAGAAATTCAGAAGTAGCAGTAAAACCTGTAACATCGAATCAGAAAAAAACTCCCCAACCGATGGAAACTGTTCGTCCCGTTACAACTAATCGAAATCAACAGAAAACTGGTTCTGCCCAGAATTCAACATCAAATCGTTCTCGACAAACTGCATCATCATCCACAAACCGTACCTCGAAAACAACCTTTACACCAAAACCTGGTATTCAATATACTGTTGGCGGAATGCCGATTTTAAGAATTGGAATGCGCGGTTCTGAAGTTACTCAAGCACAGCAACATTTAAAAAGACTTGGTTATTTAGCAGCTAATCCTGATGGTGATTTTGGGACTGAAACTGAAGTTGCTGTCAAAGCTTTACAAAAGCGCTTTGGTTTAGAAGCTGATGGCATTGTTGGTGGAGAAACTTGGGAGTTGCTGACAAGACGGCGGAAATAAGTAAGAATAAAACCATAGAACTTCATGTGAGTTTTACCTTGCTTCATCTCACTTTCTAGTAGTTTTACAAGATGAAACACTTTTTACTGACTTTGTTAGGGACTGCGATCGCACTAATTATCACAGCCAATATTGTACCAGGTTTAACTGTGAAGAGTTTTGTGGCAGCATTGGTTGCAGCAATAGTAATTGGATTTGTAAATGCTTTTGTTCGTCCTATTTTGAGCTTTTTTACTTTTCCAATTACTTTTTTCACTTTTGGTCTATTTACATTTGTAATCAATGCTTTGATGTTGATATTAGCAAGTAAATTAACTCCTGGTTATGGCTTTATTGTCAGAGATTTTGGTGCGGCTTTTATCGGTTCAATTGTCTTATCGATTGTTTCCAGTGTGATCAATTATTTTGTTCGGGCAGTAGATTAAGCCTTGAATAATTAATTACTCATCTAATCTAGTTATGTAGGTTAGGGAATTCTCCACTAGATGCTTCAAGTTGATATACTTGCAATGCACTGAATTCCCGACCTGCAAAGCTTCTTAGTCGCCGCTATCGGTAATAAAATCAAATAATTCGGTGATAAGTGTCACACAAAACACATTTTTTTAAAACTTTTGACTCGAGACATCGATTATTAATTTCTACAATTTTAGCAATGATATCATTGATATCATTGCCTTCCTGGTTATATGTATCCACACGGCTATTATGTGTTTGGAATATCGGGAATATTCATTTTTTGGCGTTGACTTGGTGGACAATGCTTCAAGCTACACCACGAAAAATGCGAAATAAGGCTCAACGTCAATATGAGGGACGAATTGCAGTATTTAGCATAATTATTGCGGCAGCATGTGCCAGCATTTTAGCTATTGTATTTATTCTGAATAATAAGAAAGATGTTCCTATTCTTATTTCCTATTTTCATATTTTGCTGGCGTTTATCACCATCTTTTCCTCATGGCTATTAGTACATACAACATTTACAATGCAATACGCATATACTTACTATCAGGATAGTCTAATTGATGTACATAAAAATGCTGGCGGTCTAAGTTTTCCAAATGAGGACAACCCAAATTATTGGGATTTTTTGTATTTCTCATTTGGAATCTGAATGACAAGCCAAGTGTCAGATGTGCAAGCTACATCGCGGCAAATGCGTAAATTAACTTTATTACATAGTATTTTACAATACCTTCGCCAAAGTAAGAGGATGA includes:
- a CDS encoding peptidoglycan-binding domain-containing protein, with amino-acid sequence MTSTPLLLATPSVAETTSTQQIAQVISTGSIKRPNLAPGSQGESVSELQAALKFLGFYDGAVDGIYSDATAAGVSKFKQAAGLKVDNTVDAATWQRLFPGEATIVNANSGLTSPTPFPSPTQTTRNQQSRNSEVAVKPVTSNQKKTPQPMETVRPVTTNRNQQKTGSAQNSTSNRSRQTASSSTNRTSKTTFTPKPGIQYTVGGMPILRIGMRGSEVTQAQQHLKRLGYLAANPDGDFGTETEVAVKALQKRFGLEADGIVGGETWELLTRRRK
- a CDS encoding phage holin family protein; this encodes MKHFLLTLLGTAIALIITANIVPGLTVKSFVAALVAAIVIGFVNAFVRPILSFFTFPITFFTFGLFTFVINALMLILASKLTPGYGFIVRDFGAAFIGSIVLSIVSSVINYFVRAVD